Below is a genomic region from Neoarius graeffei isolate fNeoGra1 chromosome 12, fNeoGra1.pri, whole genome shotgun sequence.
atgcaacatccctctctcagcagtggagaacagatatttccggaattttttgtcagttagttggtctctctcacacacacaaacgtactcaagccacgttgtattgtgttaaaggcatgtcatgttgtatgttgggacagtgcctaacttcagaaggaaaaccattctttgattctaaaagtacacagatcatctgttagcttggactttgagtttcatgtcttaaaatgcacatgaaaagcatttttatgtgaaaaatgacatgaatgaaatgaaaagaaaatgatttttgttacacagtaccagtactagttttgtttagaattttgttttaatttctcactaattttccaataaaaaaattaaggaaatggtcatactttcactcattctcacacccttagcctcagatgtacactgactcactcaaactaaactcactgaaaatttaggatgctttactaacgttaactaactaatcattgtctcctctgagattctttgattgtcttggggcacaagctccaaaacattttaaaatggaaaagaataggtgtactgtagttacttgtgctgactctatgaatcattgacattacattacatttagcagacatttttatccaaggtgactggcaaaggaggacatacactgcagtgtggagaggtaatacatttgcgatcaaaaatgtgttgattgcctgtagaataaatggtgacttgttagggacttggaaaaaaatgagacttggacttggactcgacttggcttgggtaggacttggacttggacttgacttggtcaaaagtgccttgacttgtgacttgactcggacttgagtggtaggacttgagacttacttgtgacttgcacattagtgactttgtcccacctctgctttataatgtgcaatacctcactccataatgtgaaacacaacacatacacctcaggactgtgcaccttaccttaccccccttacaccctcttttttttttctctacacgctgtttgcactgttattggagttgcttttaatctcattgtacatgtgtatagtgacaataaaggcattctatcctATTCTATTCTAACTCCATctttaaaatcctctcagaaatattAGGAATCACTCTGGAACCATGCCCTCTTGTATCGATATTTGGTGTTTCACCCAGCCCACATGTCCTCAGCAAGACCCATGCAAATGTTGTGGCCTTCGCCACCCTACTGGCTAGGCATAAAATTCTACTTAACTGGAAATCACCACGGCCCCCTCTTCTATCTGTCTGGTTGAAAGACCTCATGTTTTTCTTAAAATTAGAGAAAGTCAAATTCACTCTACGTGCGGACACAAGTAGATTCTTCAAGCACTGGAGTCCTTTTATAGAATACTTTACTGacataagcctcggtcacaaccggccgtacgtgctcctacggccggtctacgtgcaaaaaacgcaagaaacgcacggagggcgcacgtgaaacgcacggagggcgcgcgtgtgatgtgctgattttcgagccgtagactggccgcagactggctgcagaggttctttgtcatgtcaaacaaactctatgggcgcttacgtttttttcaggttgcaagacaaacttacggccaacgtgcgtctttctccatgaacaaaaaaaacgcagcgatttgggaaacgccaaaaatcgcacggccaaaaaatcatacgtccggttgtgacctaggctttacaaaCACTCCCATGATCTAGTATGTTTAAGACTACTTACCAACCCACCAACTTTTAACTGTTCTCCTTTTATACTTAGGATATACAAGTATATCTAATCTCCTCAATGGTACTGTAAAGTCTTCCTATTCATCACTTTAGGGCCTCTATTACTCTCTTGTTATGATGTTATCACAAATACACCATAACTGTGATTGTTATGCAGATAACCACCAAGGATCTGGCCACCGgtgttccccccccccttttattttTGGGTGTGTATTTATTCTTTACAGTTTATTTGTCTTGTTTTTGCTTTGTTCTCATTTTTTTGTTCGCCTTTACTGTTAATGTTTTAGATGTCCTTGCTTGTGATTTGTGCGCCTGTGATTTATTTGTATGCCTGTTTTGTGAAGGGATGGGGATGGTTGGGTGGGTGGGCGCGAGGGGGTGGGGTGGTGGGAGTTTGTGCTCTTTGACTTTCATACGAATATTTGTACTGTAAAATTTTACATTTgtgctttaaaaatgaataaataaatcttgaccaaaaaaaaaaaaagttgattactgattacttggcgtatcagatcatgtgacaccgttccacaattatcgacacctttgtccacagttatagacacccagatgattatttatattaaaaaaataattggtatgtggtattaacaaaacatagtttttatttaaaatttgacatattttgtactaaatataagtcttttatataaatactgtatgtccctgagggaacccccccccccaaagggatcaataaagttttatccaatctaatctacaaccccaattccaaaaaagttgggacaaagtacaaattgtaaataaaaatggaatgcaatgatgtggaagtttcaaaattccatattttattcagaatggcaCATAGATGacatgtagtcagctgggataggctccagcttgcctgcgaccctgtagaacaggataaagcggttagagataatgagatgagatgagacatagatgagaaaatgtatcacttaaagagaaaaattaggtgaatttaaatttcatgacaacaacacatttcaaaaaagttgggacaaggccatgtttaccactgtgagacatccccttttctctttacaacagtctgtaaacgtctggggactgaggagacaagttgctcaagtttagggataggaatgttaacccattcttgtctaatgtaggattctagttgctcaactgtcttaggtcttttttgtcatatcttccgttttatgatgcgccaaatgttttctgtgggtgaaagatctggactgcaggctggccagttcagtacccggacccttcttctacgcagccatgatgctgtaattgatgcagtatgtggtttggcattgtcatgttggaaaatgcaaggtcttccctgaaagagacgtcgtctggatgggagcatatgttgctctagaacctggatatacctttcagcattgatggtgtctttccagatgtgtaagctgcccatgccacacgcactaatgcaaccccataccatcagagatgcaggcttctgaactgagcgctgataacaacttgggtcgtccttctcctctttagtccaaatgacacagcatccctgatttccataaagaacttcaaattttgattcgtctgaccacagaacagttttccactttgccacagtccactttaaatgagccttggcccagccagagaagacgtctgcgcttctggatcatgtttagatacggcttcttctttgaactatagcgttttagctggcaacggcggatggcatggtgaattgtgttcacagataatgttctctggaaatattcctgagcccattttgtgatttccaatacagaagcatgcctgtatgtgatgcagtgccgtctaagggcccgaagatcacgggcacccagtatggttttccggccttgacccttacgcacagagattcttccagattctctgaatcttttgatgatattatgcactgtagatgatgatatgttcaaagtctttgcaattttacactgtcgaactcctttctgatattgctccactatttgtcagcgcagaattagggggattggtgatcctcttcccatctttacttctgagagccgctgccactccaagatgctctttttatacccagttatgttaatgacctattgccaattgacctaatgagttgcaatttggtcctccagctgttccttttttgtacatttaacttttccagcctcttattgcccctgtcccaacttttttgagatgtgttgctgtcatgaaatttcaaaatgtctcactttcgacatttgatatgttgtctatgttctattgtgaatacaatatcagtttttgagatttgtaaattattgcattctgtttttatttacaatttgtactttgtcccaacttttttggaatcagggttgtaatctaatatcttttatataaatatatcgatgttggtgcttatgtaaatgaggaacgaattctaatgtttgtaaacaaattaactgatcATCTTTACCCTGTGTCAAAAAATCATttagttccactttctaagtgttttcatagatcacattttgttaatcattcattgttgcattaatttctagttttatagtttaccaataaatatgtCATTAGGcagttgacattgtaaccacatgaaaatccaggtccaaGGTCGCAGGTcgcattccttgaaccaaaatataaaatgtctgctgatcttgtaatatgtggtagatatttacaacaaactgcaaagaaatattttctgaatggaatagaaaaatctgaatatttcaagcatgtcattttttatatgctaggaatttaattctggtctaattctatttattgcactaGGGTTccgaatactctataaacatcccattctgttatgaatcagaaaaaaattattatatatcacagcacttttatttttttaaagtacttcttctacttcaacaatgttacacatagatcgatccataacagttgtaaatgtggcttaattccacagggtgtccataatggtggacaccggtgaaagtgatcattatcgacacctcacgtgacttctcaaatgtgcgtttagatacaaaatgccgactgtcaaatgaaagagtaagaaactaagtaggttttgacaagaatATCATGAAGTATTGGTACATTTGATAAGTAAAACCATGCCCattatctttccaccatgcttatctGTGATGATAGCGTCCgggtttttctcaaattgctgatcatgctaaaaaaaattccatctcaggtaacgagctgtatcatcagacgacaagctcaaagggtgaagggggtcttctggttgattaattaaccagtaataacttttgtaactgaaactcaccttcgtaaaattgttttttattggtaaatctgaaaagatgttgataattatggactgtcgataattgtagccaccgctctacttattttaaaataatatagTAGCAAGGAAAGGGATGTAGTTGTTTATGTAAATGCTTTTATAACTGGtgcacactgtaaaatataataagttgactttaaaaaaatatgcaaagtcgttgcctcaaaaaaagtcatttatgttgatttagatacattagattgggttaacttattttttgtgagtttgcagtactcaaattaacttagattagtttgattacattaacttatttattttgagtttgcagtactcacataaacttatattaatttgattacattaacttatttattgtgagtttgcagtactcatcttatataattttgattacattaacttgtactgtaaacttaaaataaataagttaatgtaatcaaaattatataagatgagtactgcaaactcacattaaataagttaatgtaatcaaattaatataagtttatgtgagtactgcaaactcaaaataaataagttaatgtaatcaaactaatctaagttaatttgagtactgcaaactcacaaaaaataagttaacccaatctaatttatctaaatcaacataaatgactttttttgaggcaacgactttgcatattttttttaagtaaagtcaacttattatattttacagtgcatCCATCAAAATGGTCTGATACTTGACTCGCGTTTAGTCTGCAGTGTTGTTCTGTACCTGTTCCCTGTAGCCTTTGTGCCAACTCATTGGTCCAGAGAATATTGTGGAGCTTTGTGTGGTTGTACACCGAGTCCATGCTGTATGTCAAATTCTCGCCATGGAAATGCGAGAAGTCTACTTTGCCGTTCTTGTGGTTAGCTGAAGAGACATTCACGATGCGAGCTGGAGCTGATTTCTTCAAGAGATCTGGCAAAGCAATAAAGAGAAATGCACACCACTAAAACATCTGAGTCAGTCCTCAAACACAGATGTGAGACAGATGTTTTTGAGGACTGACTCAGATCTTTACGGCCAGATTCAAATTGTAATCAGCATGCAAATAGTTTCTTTCTTTGGGCGATTAATCAGTGGAATAGGCTTCCAGGAGATATTGTTAATATAGAGGATAACACAAAATTTAAGGCCGCTTTACGTGATCACCTCATTGAAAATGGAAGGTGGTTTTAGGAAATTTTAAATTagatatatattatttatagccTTGaactttaatttaatttatttattttattaattcattttacaAGTTTTATATTACTTGTAtttatatgttttatttatattaatGTGATGCATTTAATACGCTTTATCAGTTAATAAAGTAGAAGTAATAGATGTAAGGTCTGACCTAGAAGGAGATTGGTGAGCAGGAAAGGTCCGATGTGGTTGGTAGCAAAAGACACTTCCAATCCGTCAGCAGTGATTCCCTTGGGTAGGCCTACACACAAGTCGTTTGTCTTAATtatgtattattattacacacacacacacacagtaccagtcaaaagtttggacacaccgtcTAGTCCAGGGGTCTCCAACTTTTCTGGGACTGAGGGCTACCCGAAGGATGAGAAACTATATGGAGGGCTAGTCATTCAAAATAATTTACTGAAAATAAATGAAAGGCTTAACATCCCTTTAAAATAAGACTATGTAGGATTATGTGCTTTTAATTAACAACAATCAAGGAATAGAAACTGGCATTTTAACATGAACATTTTAATTATGAATAATCATAATCTCAACATATCAATACTGTTAGGAATTACCAACTTTTTTCTTGCAAATTCCAAAGTTTAATTATGCTAACCCTTATTAGCTAATGCTAATaagttaataatgataataatgaacATAttctgttgtattttgttgtttcTTGTCATCTCATGTTGGGAAAGTACATTTGCCCTCTTTTAGAATTCTTTTAGAATTATATAAACAAAAAGTCATTCTGATATTCCCACTGCAATTAATAGCTGTTACATAAAAACAAGTCTGGAAATGCCAAAGGCACAATAAAAGGCTATAATTTTCAACACACAACAGTTCTGTGAAAATTAAAACGATTCAAAATCCACTCCTTAGAAAACTGCGCTGCAACAGTAATATAACACTCGCACTTCTAACACAGCATACAAGTTGAAACTCGTAACTGCAGATTCATAACATTCAAGAACTCATTCTCTTAGCATTCTCTTaatattcttttcttttctaagttttaaaatgcatttcatgCATTGATTTTTGCATGCGAATGGTTCCTAGtgggaagctggacactgcattgAGTCCACCAGCGCACTGTAGTCAGGGCTGTAGCTTGACACAGCAACTCTGATTGAATCTTCAAGGTGTAGATCAGTTAAGCAAgttctgtgtttgtttttaatgaaattCATGTTAGATAAAGCTGACTCACAGAGATACGTCGGACCAAACAGACACGCAACTTTCAAGGCTACTGTGTGCACACCTTTGTATTTTTCTGAGTCCACAAGATACCAGAAGTTTGAGGATCCCTGATGGGCTTTGAGAGTAATGTCATTTTGCAACATAATGATTTCCATTTCACTCTCATCAGCATTCAAGTTGAATACTTCACCTAGTTGTTCGGAAATGTATGTGATGTCACATTGCATGAAAGGATTCGCAATGAATGCAACACAAGGCTGCAGTTTATCAAAGTCATGAAATCTTTCTTCAAACTCTTGCCCAAGCTGAGatacattaccgttcaaaagtttggggtcacccagacaattttgtgttttccatgaaaagtcacacttttatttaccaccataagttgtaaaatgaatagaaaatatagtcaagacatttttctggccattttgagcatttaatcgaccccacaaatgtgatgctccagaaactcaatctgctcaaaggaaggtcagttttatagcttctctaaagagctcaactgttttcagctgtgctaacatgattgtacaagggttttctaatcatccattagccttctgaggcaatgagcaaacacattgtaccattagaacactggagtgatagttgctggaaatgggcctctatacacctatggagatattgcaccaaaaaccagacatttgcagctagaatagtcatttaccacattagcaatgtatagagtgtatttctgattagtttaaagtgatattCATTgagaagaacagtgcttttctttcaaaaataaggaaatttcaaagtgaccccaaacttttgaacggtagtgtattagctGGGTGTACTTTTCTACAGCCCCGTCTAAGGCTACAGACGTAGGGGCATTTCCATTCAAAACTGACTGCACAGGTGGAAAGTGCACGGATTTCTTACTTTGCAAATGCACAGAGAAAATGTTCAACTTTGCTCTGAATGCGTTCACAGCACTGATCATGTCCGATACAATCTTACCTTTGCCTTGCAGTTCACAGTTCAAGTGATTCAGTTTCCCTGTGATGTCTGTCAGAAAGGCAAGGTCAAGCACCCACTCAGTGTCCTGGAGCAAAGTAGTGTCCTGCCCTCTGGATTCCATGAACTCTTTGATTTTGTCCAGAAGTGACAAAAAACGCTGCTGAACTCTACCCCTGCTGAGCCATCGTGTCTCTGTGTGCAGCAAGAGGTCACCGTACTCAACTGACCTCTCCTCCAGAAGAAGTTTGAATGCCCGGTGTTGTGTGGCATTCGCACGGATACTGTTGACAATCTTCACTACCAGAGTCATGACGTGATCAAAACCCATCACTTTGGCACAAATTGCCTGCTGATGGATGATACAGTGGTAACTGAGGAAATGGGGAAAATCTGGATCGCTTCTTCTAAGACCAGAATGACGGCCAGTCATCACGGCGGCGCCGTTGGTAGTTACCGATACCAACTTTTGAAGTgggatgtttttctctgtaaaatagcGCTTTATAGCCTCGTAGATGTCAACAGCCCTTGTTGTGGTTTTCAGGGGCAGCAAAGTAAGCATCTCCTCCTTCACAATGAAATCACTGAACACCATTCTGACGAAGACCATCAGCTGCGCCGTGCTGGTTTTATCCACCGACTTGTCACATTGGATGCTAAAGTACCTGCATGTACTCATGTCACCATTCAGCTGTTCCACCAAGTTAGTGGACATTGCTGATACTCTCCTGGCGATGGTGTTGGCACTTAGCTGAACATCCACAATGGCAGTGAGGATCTCCTTCTCATACTTGTGATCTTTAAACAAAGTGTCTGCAACCACTGGCATCACCCCTTTGAGCACCTCTCTGTCCGAAAATGCCTTTTTGTGCTTAGCCAGGTAGTGTGCTGCTCTGAAGGAAGCTTCCGTAGCCGCTTTTGATTGCTTTGCCGGCTTGGTGAAAAAAAGATTGTTGTCTGCCCAAAGCTGTCTTGAAGTCACGAGTCTTTTGAGCACATAATGGGCTGCCTGGAGGGTAGCTAGCATCAAACGTTCTGtggcatgtacaaccccgattccaaaaaagttgggacaaagtacaaattgtaaataaaaacggaatgcaataatttacaaatctcaaaaactgatattgtattcacaatagaacatagacaacatatcaaatgtcgaaagtgagacattttgaaatttcatgccaaatattggctgatttgaaatttcatgacagcaacacatctcaaaaaagttgggacggggcaataagaagctggaaaagttaaaggtacaaaaaaggaacagctggaggaccaaattgcaactctttaggtcaattggcaataggtcattaacatgactgggtataaaaagagcatcttggagtggcagaggctctcagaagtaaagatgggaagaggatcaccaatccccctaattctgcgccgacaaatagtggagcaatatcagtaaggagttcgacagtgtaaaattgcaaagagtttgaacatatcatcatctacagtacagtgcataatatcatcaaaagattcagagaatctggaagaatctctgtgcgtaagggtcaaggccggaaaaccatactgggtgcccgtgatcttcgggcccttagacggcactgcatcacatacaggcatgcttctgtattggaaatcacaaaatgggctcaggaatatttccagagaacattatctgtgaacacaattcaccgtgccatccgccgttgccagctaaaactgtatagttcaaagaagaagccgtatctaaacatgatccagaagtgcagacgtcttctctgggccaaggctcatttaaaatggactgtggcaaagtggaaaactgttctgtggtcagacgaatcaaaatttgaagttctttatggaaatcagggacgccgtgtcattcagactaaagaggagaaggatgacccaagttgttatcagtactcagttcagaagcctgcatctctgatggtatggggttgtattagtgcgtgtggcatgggcagcttacacatctggaaagacaccatcaatgctgaaaggtatatccaggttctagagcaacatatgctcccatccagacgacgtctctttcagggaagaccttgcattttccaacatgacaatgccaaaccacatactgcatcaattacagcatcatggctgcgtagaagaagggtccgggtactgaactggccagcctgcagtccagatctttcacccacagaaaacatttggcgcatcataaaacggaagatatgacaaaaaagacctaagacagttgagcaactagaatcctacattagacaagaatgggttaacattcctatccctaaacttgagcaacttgtctcctcagtccccagacgtttacagactgttgtaaagagaaaaggggatgtctcacagtggtaaacatggccttgtcccaacttttttgagatgtgttgttgtcatgaaatttaaaatcacctaatttttctctttaaatgatacattttctcagtttaaacatttgatatgtcatctatgttctattctgaataaaatatggaattttgaaacttccacatcattgcattccatttttatttacaatttgtactttgccccaacttttttggaatcagggttgtagaaaaaTGTCGTCTTCCACATCGTGTCTCTTAGCCAAGGCTACGGCAGCTCCACAGATCAGACACACACTACATTCACCAACTTGAGTAAAGAAGAACTCTTTCTCCCATTCATACTGAAAGTGGTAAGTCTTCTTTTTCTTGCTCTCTGACATCACCTTTAAACACTTTTACAAAACTACCTTTTACAGAAAATTTACAACTTATCGCACTGCGTTGATCACTATCCATTGGCGGGCTAATGACTGAGGACTGAACGCAAAGGGGAGTTGGCGCGGTGGCATAGTAGGCTAAACTTTGACCCGGCAAAGAAAATTATCTACATTAGGCTTCTATTTTAATATAAAAAATGTTAGGGGGATTTTTAGAATATATTTCTGGATTAAACTTCAAGGCGTCTTAAAACatgaaaacaataaaaatatatatttttatttttaaagattacCAAATATGATTTGAACAGTGCAGTAGTCACTGGCTATTTTTAGAACATCCATCACGGGCGCCTCCCAGGCTCCCGGCGGGCTACCTGGTGCCTGCGGGCACCATGTTGGCGAGGCCAAGTCTAGTCACCTTCCAGGTGACTACATCATGAAGCTGTTTAAgacaatgccaatagtgtgcagagcgccatcaaggtaaacggtggataCTGTGAAGAATCTAAACTATCAAACTTTTTTGTTTATGACATTATCCAGATGCTATTTCATATACCTATGTCATAAAAACTATGAATgaataagtgtgtccaaacttttcactggtactgtacAAACAATGATCGAGGAgttgaaacagataaaatatcTACAGATTTCCAAGTTGGAAAACACATAGTATTGTACATTGTTTACCTGAAGCCCCTGCGTTATTGACTAGTATATGAAGCTCTTTCTCTCCCTCAAGGATCTGAGCAGCAAACTTGCGGACCGATTCGAGGGAGGAGGTGTCGATGATTCGCAGGTGCACGTTCTGATTGCCACTGCGCTGACGAATCTCTTTCAGCGCTGCCATCCCGCGAGCCTCATTCCTACATGCTAGGATCACCCTTGCCCCGCGACAAGCAAAGTCCAAGGCAATGAATTTTCCTATCCCTGGGAGAGagatatacacagagagagaaaaaaaatcagtgtagACTGGTTagacaaaatgacaaaaatgattaTCTCtactatataataaataaatgaatattttcAAGCAACTCTGAACCCTATAAAATGCTGAAATCAGAAACCAATTCTATTATGTTCTAATTCTCTAATctggccaaaaaaaaacaaaagaagaagaaatcgtGCTTTCCACTGAGTCAGTTGGTCctgtaaagccagtatctcactgggctgcgacagcttgcgaacgtcattcgcgagagagtttcaaaagtgtcttgaaacat
It encodes:
- the zgc:64106 gene encoding retinol dehydrogenase 12, whose protein sequence is MSWEISDFTSHPLWMVCALVLAAVTRAQRRGRWDPRACLVRLTGKTAIVTGANTGIGKFIALDFACRGARVILACRNEARGMAALKEIRQRSGNQNVHLRIIDTSSLESVRKFAAQILEGEKELHILVNNAGASGLPKGITADGLEVSFATNHIGPFLLTNLLLDLLKKSAPARIVNVSSANHKNGKVDFSHFHGENLTYSMDSVYNHTKLHNILWTNELAQRLQGTGVTANSLHPGIVMTEVMRHYNWIVRLIFNMVGIFFFKSAEEGAVSTIYCAVAEETKGISGKYFDSDCSLVLPAPAARDQAVGAKAFEYCERLTAKL